In Bacillota bacterium, the genomic stretch GTTACTCGCTTCAGCAACATACATATTATTACCCTATCAAGTCGTCACCGTTTCTGAACTTTCAATTCTGCTTTTGATTCTGATATGCTTATCCGTTACAGATATAAAAACAAGGAAAATTCCAAATATTCTACTGTTGATTCTTTTGATTTTAAAAATAGCGGCGTTTGTTTTTGGATTTTCAAACACAACAGTATTGCAAAGTGTTTTTGGTTTGATTGCCGGCCTTGTAATTTTCTTGATTCCATCATTTTTCGGCAGTGGAATCGGAGAAGGCGACGTTAAATTTGCCGCAATAACAGGTTTCTTTGTTGGACTTTATGGACTTGCAATTTCAGCAATCATTATGATGGCAGGGCTCATTATTTA encodes the following:
- a CDS encoding prepilin peptidase, whose amino-acid sequence is MKPVFVILFAMAAGLLSIPITNTLVIKRGGEKLDIHQSLLILLLASATYILLPYQVVTVSELSILLLILICLSVTDIKTRKIPNILLLILLILKIAAFVFGFSNTTVLQSVFGLIAGLVIFLIPSFFGSGIGEGDVKFAAITGFFVGLYGLAISAIIMMAGLIIYAVILKILKKGGLHSKAPLGPFLAAGLFISFSPLLNNLIKF